Proteins encoded within one genomic window of Ovis aries strain OAR_USU_Benz2616 breed Rambouillet chromosome 1, ARS-UI_Ramb_v3.0, whole genome shotgun sequence:
- the LOC101103939 gene encoding LOW QUALITY PROTEIN: transcription termination factor 3, mitochondrial-like (The sequence of the model RefSeq protein was modified relative to this genomic sequence to represent the inferred CDS: inserted 1 base in 1 codon; deleted 1 base in 1 codon), translating to MALSAQQIPRWLNSIKLSSFMTALQLRKGFQRPGKTLSCGNFAQPRASSEDCFLQWGFRTYRTSSTWNSSQSANSSRREINCAQSTLLPSVSEPPQRTQKLPGLDPELXQEGLDDVPPLSPLQPISGEEAVQVTAGPLPPSSVTLRDYVDHSETLRRLVLLGVDLSKIEKHPDAANLLLRLDFEKDIKQMLLFLKDLGIEDTPLGPFLTKNYAIFSEDLENLKTRVAYLQSKNFSKADIAQMVRNAPSLLSFSVERLDNRLGFFQKELELSVKKTRDLVIRLPRLLTGSLEPVKENMKVFRLELGFQQNEIQHMITKIPKMLTANKRKLTETFDYVHNMMRVPHHLMVRFPQVFNTRLFKVKERHLFLAYLGRAQYDPTKPNYISLDKLVSVPDGIFCEGMAKASVQDFEKFLKTL from the exons ATGGCGCTGTCAGCCCAACAGATACCCAGATGGCTCAACTCAATTAAGTTGAGTAGCTTC ATGACTGCTCTGCAACTCAGAAAAGGTTTTCAGAGACCAGGAAAAACATTGTCGTGTGGCAATTTTGCTCAGCCCCGTGCGTCCTCTGAGGATTGCTTTCTCCAGTGGGGTTTTAGGACTTACAGGACTTCCTCCACGTGGAATAGTTCCCAGTCTGCCAACTCAAGTAGGCGAGAGATTAATTGTGCCCAAAGCACTTTGCTTCCTTCCGTGAGTGAGCCGCCACAGAGGACGCAGAAGCTGCCTGGCCTTGATCCTGAGC TCCAGGAAGGACTGGACGATGTGCCTCCGTTGTCCCCATTGCAGCCGATCTCCGGTGAGGAGGCTGTTCAGGTTACCGCAGGCCCATTGCCCCCATCTTCAGTCACACTTCGAGACTATGTGGATCATTCCGAGACTCTGAGGAGGTTAGTGCTTCTAGGAGTGGATTTATCCAAGATAGAAAAACATCCCGATGCAGCCAACCTCCTCCTGCGACTGGATTTTGAAAAAGACATTAAGCAAATGCTCCTGTTTCTTAAAGATTTGGGCATAGAGGACACCCCACTGGGACCATTCCTGACAAAAAACTATGCTATTTTCTCTGAAGACCTTGAAAATCTGAAGACCAGGGTGGCTTATCTACAGTCAAAAAATTTCAGTAAGGCGGATATTGCACAGATGGTCAGAAATGCACCATCCCTTCTGAGTTTTTCTGTGGAGAGATTGGATAACAGACTGGGATTTTTTCAGAAAGAGCTTGAACTTAGTGTgaagaagactagagatctggTAATTCGTCTCCCAAGGCTACTAACTGGAAGTCTGGAGCCTGTGAAGGAAAATATGAAGGTTTTTCGGCTGGAACTAGGTTTTCAGCAGAATGAAATTCAACACATGATCACCAAGATCCCGAAGATGCTAACTGCAAATAAAAGGAAACTGACCGAGACGTTCGACTACGTGCACAACATGATGCGCGTGCCCCACCACCTCATGGTCAGGTTCCCGCAGGTATTTAATACAAGGTTGtttaaagtcaaagaaagacatTTGTTTCTTGCCTATTTAGGAAGAGCACAGTATGACCCGACAAAACCTAACTACATCTCTTTAGACAAATTGGTATCTGTGCCTGATGGAATATTTTGTGAAGGGATGGCCAAGGCATCAGTACAAGACTTCGAGAAATTCTTAAAAACTCTTTAG